In [Mycobacterium] stephanolepidis, the genomic window TGTGGCGCATTCGCAGCATCTTCGGCTCGCAGCAGCTGCCCACCTACGCCGGCAGCATGACCGACGACAAAAACAACTCCAAGCCCAAGCATGTGGTCTACGAGATCTTCGGGCCGCCCGGAACCGTCGCCGACATCAACTACATCGACAAAGAGGGCGAACCGCATCAGATCAATGGCGCGGTCTTGCCGTGGTCGATCGAGATCATCACGACGGCACCGTCGATGACGGGAAACATCTTGGCGCAGACACGCAATGCCGATGGGCTGGGCTGCCGTATCACGGCCAATGACGAGAAAAAAGATGAAAGGTATACCAACGAGGTGAGCGCCTACGTCTACTGCTTTGTGAAGTCTGCATGAGCGGGGCACACGGCGGCGGGGAGCCTACCTTCCTGGCCAAATGGATTCGGCGCCTGTCGATTCCCATCCTTATCTTCTGGGTGCTGTTGGTCGTGCTCTTCGGGACGCAGAAATCGCTCGACACGGTCGGTAAAGAACAGACAGTTTCGCTGAGCCCACAAAGTGCGCCGTCCATGCAGGCGATGAAGCACATGGGCCAGATGTTCAAGGAGTCTGACTCCGACAGCGTGGCGATGATCGTGCTCGAGGGGCAGGAACGCCTGGGCCCGGGAGCGCACAAGTTCTACGACGAAATGGTGACGCAGCTGCGCGCTGACGCCAAACACGTCCAGCACGTCCAGGATTTCTGGGGTGATCCGCTGACCGAGGCGGGTGCCCAGAGTACTGACGGCAAGGCCACCTACGTGCAGGTGAACCTCGCCGGAAACATGGGCGAGACGCTGTCCAACGAGTCCACCGAAGCGGTTCGCGACATCGTCAAAAAGGTCGAGGCGAACTGGACCAAGGACGGCGCCAAGCTGCCCGACGGGCTCACGGTGTACGTCACCGGCCCCGGCGCGTTGCAGACCGATATGAACCACGCGGGTGACGGCAGTCTCAAGCTGATCACCGCGCTCACGTTCCTGGTCATCGTGGTGATGCTGCTGTTCTTCTATCGATCGATCTTCACCGTGATCATGGTGTTCCTCTTCGTGGGCGTTCAGCTGAGCGTGGCGCGAGGTGTCATCGCGTTCCTGGGTGACCATCAGATCATCGGGTTGTCGACCTTCGCGGTAAACCTGCTGGTGATGCTCTCGATCGCGGCCGGTACCGACTACGCCATCTTCTTGATCGGCCGATACCAGGAAGCCCGGGCCATGGGGTCGGACAAAGAGGCGGCCTATTACGAGATGTTCCATGGCACGGCTCACGTCATTCTGGGCTCAGGCCTCACGATCGCCGGCGCCATGTACTGCCTGAGTTTCACGCGTATGCCCTACTTCCAAAGCCTCGGCGTGCCGTGCTCGGTCGGTCTGCTCACCGGTGTCCTGGTGTCGTTGACAATGGGGCCGGCGCTGATCACCATCGGAAGCCGCTTTGGACTGTTCGAGCCCAAGCGCGCCATGCGTATTCGCACCTGGCGCAAGATCGGGACCACGATCGTGCGCTGGCCCGGACCGGTGCTCGCGGCCGCGTTGGCGATTGCCATCATTGGCCTGGCGGCGCTGCCCGGATATCGGACCAGCTACGACGACAAGAAGTACATCCCCAAGGACATCCCCGCCAATGCCGGATTCGAAGCAGCGGGGCGGCATTTCTCGCAGGCCCGGATGAGTCCGGAAATGCTCCTCATCGAGTCCGATCACGACATGCGTAACTCGGCGGACTTCCTGGTTATCGACAAGGTCGCAAAGGCTGTCTTCCGTGTACCGGGAATCGCTCGTGTGCAAGCGATTACGCGCCCACAGGGCACGCCGATCGAGCACACCTCCATTCCGTTCCTCATCAGCATGCAGAGCGTGGGTCAGCTGCAGAACATGAAGCTGATGAAGGACCGCATGGCCGATATGAAGGTCCAGGCCGACAAGATGGGCGAGAACGTCGTCATCATGAAGCGGACGCTCGCCAACATGACGACGATGGCGGGCATCACCCACTCGCTCGTCGGCGACATGCACACCTTGCAGGGCACTATTCACGAGATGCGGGACAGCATCTCGAACTTCGATGACTGGTTCCGCCCGATCCGCAACTACCTGTACTGGGAGAAGCACTGCTTCGACATACCCATGTGCTGGGCCATGCGGTCGATCTTCGACACCCTCGACAAGATCGACGAAATGACCGAAACCATGGACGGCATGGTCGTCAACATGGAGCGGATGGATCAGCTGATGCCCAAGATGGTGTCGGACATGTCGGCAATGGTCCCCATCATGGAAGACATGCAGAAGATGATGCTGACGCAGCACAGCACCATGTCTGGTTTCTATAACCAAATGGACGAGATGAGTCAGAACTCGACCGCCATGGGTAAGGCGTTCGATGCTGCCAAGAATGACGACTCGTTCTATCTGCCGCCGGAGATCTTCGACAACGCCGACTTCAAACGCGGTCTGAAATCGTTCCTATCGCCGGACGGCAAGGCGGTCCGGATGATCATCTCGCACCGAGGAGATCCCGCTACGCCCGAAGGCCTTGCGCACGTCGAGCCGATCAAGCAGGCCGCGATCGAGGCCGTCAAGGGCACACCCCTCGAGGATGCCAAGATCGAACTGGGCGGCACCGCGGCCGTGTTCAAGGACATGTCCGATGGTGCGCGCTACGACCTGATGATCGCCGGCATCTCCGCGCTGTGCCTCATCTTCCTGATCATGCTGCTCATCACGCGGAGCTTCGTGGCAGCGCTGGTCATCGTGGGCACGGTCGCACTGTCCCTCGGTGCCTCATTCGGTTTGTCGGTCATCATCTGGCAGTACATCTTTGGCATCGAATTGCATTGGCTTGTCATGCAAATGGCCATCATCGTGCTCCTTGCGGTGGGCTCCGACTACAACCTGCTCTTGGTCTCCCGACTCAAAGAGGAGCTACACGGCGGCCTGAAAACCGGCATCATCCGCTCAATGGGTGGTACCGGAAGTGTGGTGACATCCGCGGGTCTGGTGTTCGCCTTCACCATGGCCGTCATGGTGGTCAGCGACCTGCGAATCATCGGGCAGGTCGGGACGACCATCGCACTGGGCCTGTTGTTCGACACGCTCATCGTGCGCTCCTTCATGACCCCGGCCATCGCGACGATCCTCGGCCGCTGGTTCTGGTGGCCGCTGAACGTGCGCACCCGGCCACTGCCGCCGCCGAAGACACCTCCTCAACCGGCGTCTGTCAGTACAGGACATGGTGATGATCCGGTGACTACCGAGTTCCCGAGGCCATCTGTCTGATCGTTTGGCCGTTCGCTAGCAGTTCGGCTGACGCCTGTCTACACGCGCGCCGCGTGTAGACAGGCGTTACCAGAGCTGGTGCCGCCGCTTGGGTAATTCGCTTTTGCGAATGGCCGTATCTTCTCGCGAGGCGTCGTATTTTTCGCATGGCGCGTGTCGAATGATGCGTCAGATTTGTTTGCTGAAATCGCGGTGGCCGACTGCTTGGGATGTTCGGCTTCGCGTTGCTAATGGACAAATGTCTCGTAATGTGGCGAACGACGCGCCCGTTCGAGAGTCTCGGAGTTGGTCACTTTTACTCGCCGCGACGCCCGCGGGACCGATGTCTGTCAGGTGGACGCATGCCTGATGTGGACACTGTGCCGAAAGGTAGCATTGGCAAACACCGGCCAGGTCCATTAGCTGGTGCGATCCGGAGGCTAGTCACTAACTTGGATGTGCGAGCAGGCCCTTTCGTAACATCGACGAAAAGAAGCCGGGAATAGAACAGTGTCACCGGTTGTTGACCTCCGCTTGTAGCTAACTAGGCTATTGCGAGCGTCTCGGGGCGTAAATGTGTCAGTTGTGACTGACGACACATGTACAGTTCCCTGACAAACGTATGTAGTATCCCTTACGAATTACTGAGAAAACGGGCATGAGCGGAGCCAGGTGGGATGAACGGACGATGTGACCGGACAGCCCGCATGCTCGCTGGCTCCGCAAAAACAACACGGTGTCGTACTGGCTGGTAACTATTTGCGCGCGAATGGCGGATACGCACAGCCGGACGCGATAGGCAGAGTCGAGTTGTTGGCCCCCGGGCCACACGGGTGAAGGGGATTGGACCATTTTCAAGGTATTGGCGCGGGTATGGGTCCCGCTCGTTGTTCTGGTGGTGATCTCGGTCGCCGCGTTCGGTGTCTATCGGCTTCACGGTGTGTTCGGCTCGACCAGTATCAATTCGGCGGTCGGCATCAAGGATGACTCCAAGAACATCATCCCCAAAGACATCGTCTATGAAATCTTCGGTCCCGCAGGGACAAAGGGCGAGGTCAACTATCTCGATGATCGGGCGCAACCGCAGCGCGCCCAATTCACCACACTGCCGTGGACGTTAACCATCACGACGACGATGACTTCTGTCTTCGCCAATGTCGTCGCGATGGGGGATAGCGATGAAATCGGCTGCCGCATCTTGTCCAACGGCGAAGTAAAGGACGAACAGACTGTGTCCAACCACAACGCCCAAGTCTTCTGCATGGTGAAATCCGCATGAGCACACATAGCGCTCCCACGAATGGCGCAACTCAAAAGCCTTCGCGCATAGCGCGTTTCATTCACACCTTCTCCGTACCGATCATTCTTGCCTGGCTGGTGTTGACGGTCATCGTCAACGTCGTCGTGCCACAGCTCGAAGAGGTCGGCAAGGAGCACTCCGTGTCGTTGGCGTCCAAGGACGCACCGTCATATCAGGCCATCAAGCGTCAAGGTGAGCTGTTCCAGCAGTTCAAAGACGACAGCATGGTGATGGTCTTGCTGGAGAGCGACACCAAGTTCTCCACCGATATGAACGACAAGGCGCACACGTTCTACCGCGAGTTGGTCAAACGACTGCGTGCCGACACCAAGCACGTGGAATACGCCCAGGACTTCTGGGGCGACCGCATCACCGCCGGTGGAGCGCAGAGTGTCGACGAAAAATCTGCTTACGTTCAGCTGAATCTCCGTGGGGACCAAGGCACGACAGAAGGCAAAGAATCCGTCACGGCGGTCCAGGACATCGTCGCCAAGCTCATTGACGAGAGCAAGAAGAACGGTACGTATCCCGACGGGCTCAAGGTCTTCGTCACCGGCCAGGCCGCGCTGACGATGGACATGAACGACGCCGGCGACAAGAGCATGCTCAAGATGACGGGTATCACCTTCATCGTCATCGCCGTGATGCTGCTCCTTATTTACCGGTCCATCACGACGGTGCTGCTCATCCTGTTCATGGTGTTCGTCGAGTTGGGTGCCGCTCGCGGCGTGGTCGCAATCCTCGGCAATGCCGAAATCATCGGCCTATCGACGTTCGCGGTGAATCTGCTGACGTCCTTGGCCATCGCGGCCGGGACCGACTATGCGATCTTCCAGATCGGCCGTTGTCACGAGCTAAGGGCCGAAGGCAGGGACCGGCTCGAATCCTTCTACATCATGTATCACAGTGTCTCGCCGGTGATTCTGGGCTCGGGCCTCACCATCGCGGGCGCCACGTTCTGTCTGAAATTCACGCGCCTTCCGTACTTCGAGTCGCTGGGTGTGCCGTGTGCGATCGGCATGCTGGTGGTGGTGGCGGCCTCGCTCACCATCGGGCCAGCGGTGATTCTGATAGCGACTAAGTTCGGGCTGTTGGAGTCCAAGCGCACCATCAAGAGCCGCGGATGGCGCAAGATCGGCACCGCCATCGTGCGCTGGCCTGGACCGATTCTGGCCGTCACGATGATCGTCGCGATCGTCGGATTGGGCATCCTGCCCACGTACTCGGTCAACTACAACGACCGGTACTACATCCCGACCGGCCTACCGTCGATTCAGGGCTTCCAGGCGTCCGACCGGCACTTCTCGAAGGCGAGAATGAACCCCGACATCCTGATCGTCGAGGCGGACAAGGATCTGCGCACCCCGGCCAACATGTTGGTGCTGGACCGGATCGCCAAGAACGTCTTCCGCACCGAGGGCATCAACAAGGTGCAGAGCATGACCCGCCCGATGGGCGCACCTATCGACCACAGCTCAGTGCCCTTCCAAGTGAGTATGCAATCGGTATCGATGACCGAGAACATGAATTACTTGAAGAACAGCATGGCCGATATGTTGAAGATGGCCGACGACCTGGGCTCGATGATCGCGATCATCGAACGCATGTACAGCATTATGAAAGAGCTAGTCGACGTGACGCACGATCTCGCGGGCGTCAGCACGGAATTGCAAGGCACTGTTCACGAAATGCGAGACAACATCTCCAATTTCGATGATCAATTCCGGCCGTTGCGCAACTACTTCTATTGGGATAAGCACTGCTTTGATATTCCGATGTGCTGGTCGATGCGATCCATATTCGACACTCTCGACGGCATCGACAAAATGGCCGAGAACATGGACGGCATGGTCAAGGACATCAACAGGATGGACAAGCTCATGCCACAAATGGTGGAGCAGCTTCCACCGATGATTGCCATCACCAAGAACATGCGGAACACCATGCTGACCATGTACAGCACGATGAACGGCATGATCGGCCAGATGGACCGCATGACCGATACCGCAACGGTGATGGGTCAGGCGTTCGACGAGGCGAAGAATGACGACTTCTTCTACTTGCCGCCGGAAGCCTTCGATAACGAGGACTTCAAGAAGGGCGTCAAGCTCATGATGTCCCCGGACGGCAAGGCTGCGCAGTTCATCATCACGCACGAGGGTGACTACGCCAGCAAGGAGTCGCTCGCCAACACCGAGGTCGAACTCAAGGCCGCCAAGAATGCCATCAAGGGCACCCCGCTGGACGAGGCCAAGCTCTATCTCGGCGGCACGGCACCGACCTATCACGACATCGGCGAGATGGTGAAGTACGACCTGATGATCGCGGTGATCGCGTCGCTGTGCCTGATCTTCGTCATCATGCTGGTCATCACGCGAAGTATCGTGGCGGCGTTCACGATCGTCGGGACCATCGCGATATCGCTGGGCGCATCCTTCGGCCTGTCGGTGTTGCTGTGGCAGCACATTCTTGGCCTGCAGCTGCACTGGTTCGTGCTGCCGTTCACCGTCATCATCTTGTTGGCGGTCGGATCGGACTACAACCTGCTGTTGGTGTCCAGATTCAAGGAAGAGCTGCACGGTGGGCTCAACACCGCGATCCTTCGGGGTGTGGGCGGATCGGGAAGTGTGGCCACCCAGGCCGGTCTGGTGTTCGCGTTCACCATGGGTTCGATGATCACCAGCGATCTGATCGCGATCGGCCAAGCCGGATCGGCCATCTGCCTGGGTCTGCTCTTCGACACCTTCATCATCCGGGCATTCATGACTCCGGCAATCGCCGCCCTCATGGGTCGATGGTTCTGGTGGCCCATG contains:
- a CDS encoding MmpS family transport accessory protein, whose protein sequence is MVLVLAIAGFAVWRIRSIFGSQQLPTYAGSMTDDKNNSKPKHVVYEIFGPPGTVADINYIDKEGEPHQINGAVLPWSIEIITTAPSMTGNILAQTRNADGLGCRITANDEKKDERYTNEVSAYVYCFVKSA
- a CDS encoding MmpS family transport accessory protein; amino-acid sequence: MARVWVPLVVLVVISVAAFGVYRLHGVFGSTSINSAVGIKDDSKNIIPKDIVYEIFGPAGTKGEVNYLDDRAQPQRAQFTTLPWTLTITTTMTSVFANVVAMGDSDEIGCRILSNGEVKDEQTVSNHNAQVFCMVKSA
- a CDS encoding MMPL/RND family transporter, with amino-acid sequence MSTHSAPTNGATQKPSRIARFIHTFSVPIILAWLVLTVIVNVVVPQLEEVGKEHSVSLASKDAPSYQAIKRQGELFQQFKDDSMVMVLLESDTKFSTDMNDKAHTFYRELVKRLRADTKHVEYAQDFWGDRITAGGAQSVDEKSAYVQLNLRGDQGTTEGKESVTAVQDIVAKLIDESKKNGTYPDGLKVFVTGQAALTMDMNDAGDKSMLKMTGITFIVIAVMLLLIYRSITTVLLILFMVFVELGAARGVVAILGNAEIIGLSTFAVNLLTSLAIAAGTDYAIFQIGRCHELRAEGRDRLESFYIMYHSVSPVILGSGLTIAGATFCLKFTRLPYFESLGVPCAIGMLVVVAASLTIGPAVILIATKFGLLESKRTIKSRGWRKIGTAIVRWPGPILAVTMIVAIVGLGILPTYSVNYNDRYYIPTGLPSIQGFQASDRHFSKARMNPDILIVEADKDLRTPANMLVLDRIAKNVFRTEGINKVQSMTRPMGAPIDHSSVPFQVSMQSVSMTENMNYLKNSMADMLKMADDLGSMIAIIERMYSIMKELVDVTHDLAGVSTELQGTVHEMRDNISNFDDQFRPLRNYFYWDKHCFDIPMCWSMRSIFDTLDGIDKMAENMDGMVKDINRMDKLMPQMVEQLPPMIAITKNMRNTMLTMYSTMNGMIGQMDRMTDTATVMGQAFDEAKNDDFFYLPPEAFDNEDFKKGVKLMMSPDGKAAQFIITHEGDYASKESLANTEVELKAAKNAIKGTPLDEAKLYLGGTAPTYHDIGEMVKYDLMIAVIASLCLIFVIMLVITRSIVAAFTIVGTIAISLGASFGLSVLLWQHILGLQLHWFVLPFTVIILLAVGSDYNLLLVSRFKEELHGGLNTAILRGVGGSGSVATQAGLVFAFTMGSMITSDLIAIGQAGSAICLGLLFDTFIIRAFMTPAIAALMGRWFWWPMKVSKYATDPPPPPVPVERQDPPPPAPVPVGSGPVHDEAVTTEFPRPAI
- a CDS encoding MMPL/RND family transporter, which translates into the protein MSGAHGGGEPTFLAKWIRRLSIPILIFWVLLVVLFGTQKSLDTVGKEQTVSLSPQSAPSMQAMKHMGQMFKESDSDSVAMIVLEGQERLGPGAHKFYDEMVTQLRADAKHVQHVQDFWGDPLTEAGAQSTDGKATYVQVNLAGNMGETLSNESTEAVRDIVKKVEANWTKDGAKLPDGLTVYVTGPGALQTDMNHAGDGSLKLITALTFLVIVVMLLFFYRSIFTVIMVFLFVGVQLSVARGVIAFLGDHQIIGLSTFAVNLLVMLSIAAGTDYAIFLIGRYQEARAMGSDKEAAYYEMFHGTAHVILGSGLTIAGAMYCLSFTRMPYFQSLGVPCSVGLLTGVLVSLTMGPALITIGSRFGLFEPKRAMRIRTWRKIGTTIVRWPGPVLAAALAIAIIGLAALPGYRTSYDDKKYIPKDIPANAGFEAAGRHFSQARMSPEMLLIESDHDMRNSADFLVIDKVAKAVFRVPGIARVQAITRPQGTPIEHTSIPFLISMQSVGQLQNMKLMKDRMADMKVQADKMGENVVIMKRTLANMTTMAGITHSLVGDMHTLQGTIHEMRDSISNFDDWFRPIRNYLYWEKHCFDIPMCWAMRSIFDTLDKIDEMTETMDGMVVNMERMDQLMPKMVSDMSAMVPIMEDMQKMMLTQHSTMSGFYNQMDEMSQNSTAMGKAFDAAKNDDSFYLPPEIFDNADFKRGLKSFLSPDGKAVRMIISHRGDPATPEGLAHVEPIKQAAIEAVKGTPLEDAKIELGGTAAVFKDMSDGARYDLMIAGISALCLIFLIMLLITRSFVAALVIVGTVALSLGASFGLSVIIWQYIFGIELHWLVMQMAIIVLLAVGSDYNLLLVSRLKEELHGGLKTGIIRSMGGTGSVVTSAGLVFAFTMAVMVVSDLRIIGQVGTTIALGLLFDTLIVRSFMTPAIATILGRWFWWPLNVRTRPLPPPKTPPQPASVSTGHGDDPVTTEFPRPSV